The following DNA comes from Scomber scombrus chromosome 7, fScoSco1.1, whole genome shotgun sequence.
GAAGTAAACCAATGGGACATGATTGGACAGTGTTGAAATGAATATGACGTTATTTCTGATGATTGGTTGGATATGGTTCAACTGATGGTATAGTTGAAAGGAAAATATGCATATAAAGAGCACAGAAAGTGTGTTGTTTTCAGGGCTTTGAAGCTTTTTGCTGTTTGGTTGAATCATCATACTCCAGGAAGAAAGCGCTTGCTCTGTCCAGGTCTCCAGGTAACacctttcatttctttctgcGTCACATCATCTTAGTACATCAAGTTCTACGTATCTAGGCTCTCTTGACCTGCTTCACACTGACTGAGAATAATACTTTACAACATATTTTACACTGACTGCGTATATACACAAACTTCTGCAGCATGCAAttaatgatcatttaaataatatCAGAACCTGAATACCTGATTGTGTAAGTGGCCCCTCTTGGTAGAATGTGAATGGTGGtattgggttagggtttagggtgtAGATTTAAAATCCCTCTGAATTTCCAGTGTCACACTCAACATTACTGTTATAATCACTCCACCTTAATTAAGTCTTGATATCCTCTTTGACCCAAAACGTGTAATCTCTAGACATCTTCATCTGTCTCAACCAGCATGATGAAACTCAGCATTCACCTTCTGGTCCTCGTCCTGGGGACGTCCTCGGCATACACTTATCGTAAGTACAATCAGAGTATCTATAAAATCGTATCATAAAACCTCACAGACACAAACTCCAGGAGCACCTACATACATTTCTGAAaagtaaaatgtgtaatttgagATTAAGTATGatacatactgtaaattatacattttagaACAACAAAGAGTTGAATGTTGGTAaagagtattaaaaaaacagatttctttTACAAATTAAGGTGAACTTCTTGGATTTGAAAGTGGTAGTGAAATGCAGGCagcaatttatttttcacagtACAAAATGTATATTCTTCATCAACTCAAATAATTAAAAGCTTTACATTATCAGATATAAATGCATGATTTTTTGTACaatctaataataatatctgTCCTTCTGCGGTAATAGTTAGTCAGCTGTCCAAATAAAGTTATGTAGTTGAAATGTATTCAGCAGATTAATGGCACAAACCATGAGTGTGAAGAAAGGGGTTAaaggacagatttttttttttaaccataacaAAATGTTCACGTCAAAGTTAACCCATAGTTGAAATTGAGTAAagcaataaaagcagaaaaatccTCTTTCTTTTAGtctgacccagaatatacaaaaataagaatattttcaactttatttcatttttatgtagCTCATGTTTACACCTACGGCAGAGCATGCTCAAAAAATGGCCTGTATTCATTTGAAAATttcaaaaatcaccatttataaatgttataatagtgtaattgtaaatgttttttctccataaactaatagtttaaaacctgaaaaaaacagTCTCTCTACTAGTTGAAATCTTCATTCAAGGAATAATCatccatttattaatgaatatttaggtatttattaatataaaaaaaatgttttggttcaGAAGTTTGATATAGAGATTTATTAGGAAAGTCATAATCAGTTTTTCCACTTAATAATTTACATCCTTGCATGATATATTTTACCTGTTTTACCTATGTCTCTCATTCGTAGAAAATGTGGCCTTGCGTGGAAAAGCGACACAGTCAGACCGCTATGAGCACATGTTTGGATCTGCCTACAGTGCCATCGATGGAAACCGTGACTCTACTTTTGCGGCCGGTTCATGCACCCACACTGATGAAGAGACCAGCCCCTGGTGGAGAGTGGACTTGCTGGAGTCGTACATCGTCACCTCCATCGCCATCACCAACAGAGGAGACTGCTGTGAAGACAGGCTCAATGGGCTGCAGATCCACATAGGCAACTCTTTACATGAAAATGGTATAGAAAACCCCATGTGagtaaatatgaaaatgatatttatttacctttacaCCTAAGTTTGCTCAGCATCTTTACTCATTTTCTCCTATATGCTATATTTCATCTTCCTAGACCTTTTCCTTTCTGTAATGCAGAAATAACACAGCACTGAATGTGCAGGAGCTGCCAATGACTCAGCAGATGTTGATATAACATAAACAGCTGCACAAACTAGCTTCCACCTGGTGTAATAGGGGTAATATTTAAACAATCCTCATCGTCCAGCAGCCAAGTTAAAGCGATGGTGCCAAATCAAGCTTTTGAGGCTTTAGTGTCTAAATTTTGGAATGCTCTGCCTGTGTGTCACCTGTGGGCACCAAgcttttatgtgtatgtgtgtgtgcgcgtatatactgtatatattatatcatatatatatatatatatatatatatgtatatatatgaataagACTGCTGGCAACATCGGCTCTCAAATGTCATTCAGCTGCTGTGATGGGAAACACCCATCCAGAGGCTTGAAGCTTATACACAGTTTCCACAAATGTAtgtccaaaaacaaaaagttgtaCCTTCTGCACTATCATTACAGTTTAAGTAATGACTTTAAGTAAGGACTACATgtagaaaatataattaatgcCCTGCTTCCTCCATCTCGCTCTCTCTATGTTAGGGTCGGCACAATTTCTGAAATTGGTGCCGCTAAATTGTTCACTCTCACTTTGGATGAGCGTGTGGAGGGACGTTATGTGACTTTGACTCTACCTGGTTCAAAAAAGATTCTTACACTCTGCGAAGTGGAAGTCTATGGGTACCGTGCCCCAACTGGTGAGATTTAGAGCTATTGCATAAATGTGAATGCAGTATTCACTAATTGTCATCCTTGGGAATTTTAGTATTGTTTTAGACTTTTTCATTCAGGGTAATGTTTACATGCTTTCCTTTTGATAGCTAGATGAGAAGGTCAATACCATTTTTGCTGTTCAATATGAAGCTACAAGAGCCAGGACatgcttagcttagcataaagactggataAAGACAGGAAAACTGCTCACCTGGCTCCGTTTGGAGATAACAAATTAGTCTTATCTTTACCTCGAGCTTCCGAGGAACCCAGTGAAGACCCAAGGAAGTTACTGCACTCAACCAAGAAATGGTCCCACGTGTATCCGCCAAACCTCTAAAAAACAGTTACCAATCCTGAGtagtttttgtacagattaaacaaacaggaTGTAACTTATTTTttagtgagttttagaggtgttttattttgttacctttagacagaaccaggctaggCGTTTCTATGTTTTTCCAGttttcatgctaagctaagctaacaagCTGCAGGCTAGCTTTGTGTTAAACATACAGCCATGACAGTGCTATCCATCTACTTATCTAACTCATCTTTTAACTTTGTAGTTTCTATTATTAAGTGACCATGCTCATGTGTTACATTTATCTTTTATCCAAAattatgacaaaatgaaatacatttttatgagtCATAGGAGGACTGAAACTGACCATTGCAAGAAATGATTTCCATCTGTATTTCATGGAAATTAGAAGTCATGCATGCATGCTCTTTGTGCAGGAGAGAACCTGGCAATCCGAGGAAAAGCCTCACAGTCATCATTGTATACATTTGGCATAGCATATAATGCCATAGATGGAAATCGCAACAGCAATTGGGACAAGGGGTCCTGCACTCATACAAACAATGACATCAATCCCTGGTGGCGACTGGACCTGGGGAAAACCTATAAAGTGTTTTCTATTAAGATAACCAACAGAGATGTTGAGCCAGAACGACTCGATGGAGCTGAGATCCGCATTGGAGATTCTCTTGCAAGCAATGGAAACAACAATACCAGGTAGTTCACTGACTGTTAATCTAAGAGATGGGATGTGGTAGCTGACTACATAGCCATTTTGAGTCATGACCATCCTGTAAGCTGACAtgataaattacattacatgtaCACCAAACTGACATCTAAACTTTTCCTACATTGCACAGTCAATGCTGCTGGATAACATTTTATCCATTAAATTTGGGTTTTActacaaaacacaacagactTTGATTAATGTGATCACAGTCATAATTACAACTTGGAGGTTGATGTGATTTATAAGATTACTTTGACCTGATATAAATGCACAAAGCACAGGCTCATGGAGCCCCCAgtgtggctgtagactcttaatcgtgttatattaaaaatggTTGAAATTACCATGTATAAAGTGAAAGGAGTCCACAGATAACAACTGTATTTCCCTTCAGCTCCATGAAGCTTTTTAACATCTATTAGCTCATTGTTGTGGATTTATGGCCTTCAACATGTCTGTTGTGGTTCACTTTTGACACTCATGGCATCTCCAGATACGGAAAACAACGCTCAGATTGCTCAAACTGACTGCACACTACCTGTGTAATGAACACAGTGGAGCTTAGCAG
Coding sequences within:
- the LOC133984048 gene encoding fucolectin-4-like, yielding MMKLSIHLLVLVLGTSSAYTYQNVALRGKATQSDRYEHMFGSAYSAIDGNRDSTFAAGSCTHTDEETSPWWRVDLLESYIVTSIAITNRGDCCEDRLNGLQIHIGNSLHENGIENPMVGTISEIGAAKLFTLTLDERVEGRYVTLTLPGSKKILTLCEVEVYGYRAPTGENLAIRGKASQSSLYTFGIAYNAIDGNRNSNWDKGSCTHTNNDINPWWRLDLGKTYKVFSIKITNRDVEPERLDGAEIRIGDSLASNGNNNTRCAVITRIPAGDVAEFKCNGMDGRYVNIVIPDREEFLTLCEVEVYGSILD